Proteins from one Xiphophorus hellerii strain 12219 chromosome 8, Xiphophorus_hellerii-4.1, whole genome shotgun sequence genomic window:
- the mlana gene encoding melanoma antigen recognized by T-cells 1 — protein MLCNRTTGMPRGDFNIYFASGRRGYVRAEEAVGIGLLVVVLAGLFILGCWYLKKRSGYKILRSTGSGSAGFTGGQYSEPGTSADNKMALADFGSFRSVVPNAPPAYEKISSGPLPPPYSP, from the exons ATGTTGTGCAATCGTACAACCGGAATGCCTCGTGGAGACTTCAACATCTACTTTGCCAGCGGACGGAGAGGATATGTCAGAGCTGAGGA GGCAGTCGGGATAGGTCTTCTGGTTGTTGTCCTCGCTGGCCTCTTCATTCTAGGCTGCTGGTACCTCAAGAAGAGGAGCGGCTACAAAATACTCAGG AGCACTGGCTCAGGATCTGCAGGTTTTACAGGAGGCCAGTACTCAGAGCCAGGAACTTCAGCAGACAACAAAATGGCTCTTGCTGACTTTGGCAGCTTCCGATCAGTG GTTCCTAATGCTCCTCCAGCCTATGAGAAGATTTCTTCCGGACCACTGCCGCCTCCTTATTCCCCCTAA
- the brd10 gene encoding uncharacterized protein KIAA2026 has product MDQKDMTDPTVTDQNSPTLEPTAHMPVQMKWISSNSGDITRSEEKHTNGTWEPEAVVPFRSPGEDSLSAFPSSDLSLPEVCISTNSNSFEDDMNYEIQQAYKIFTVFLLDKHKGITSTFLHPIGHHDAQHGIEGVQGQVQAQLRQSMCLRHIEEKFVNQAYENITEFVADFRLMLENCYRYYGVDHWISKQAQKLEIMLEQKLTLLSRVLREKTSLAVTSKGRFGAEEERGCGGTSTRRRQASRYLATITGSGHESVMVRTLRQEEQQRVKEEKRQRELEKKEAEEMSAKEVEEWEQSLLSQASPHTVGALWELPAIGHFLCLAQTALNLPEIVFFELERCLLMPRCSLLLSKVMSSLLSPPQRRATLQRRPALPYRRWESELRQRVMGWYRAVGAYHNQPRRAEQLGLCHQFFSVLGEVSPLEEKPFHLLPFYQRVWLLKGLCDHVYETQKDVQDAVLAQPIHECRESILGYDSKENAYIHFPHFCGADLRIYCQSPSAPPVFPFPSVLVRRVEIKQGTEEDGSDGVKSESDQNDACDGGQMDTGESEDSGKKTVGRLVVFKKENGDKGRFKSLSRMDVSESESTDGDSCEDSKLNVKICTNMLFLTQGRNVDDDEVKVNLKEEISDEQSSMQEQVFSYDSEHTIKAETADPCLNVAEHSYTGRSPSSPGKLGVKMEEVKSAQVHQTSPCSDCLKRNFCDSKSPEDVRCCGKSRPATHLSSETARNLREERTDDKIWNKKKKRKKNRTREQLPGVKGEQKHLHSLGPLPCEAAKSAVQRVTTTIKRKDKKKKYKTGKNLDSLKKAKEESPPAPTFKLVCSNLDELRELISKTEDELDELESMKKRLGRWYYKKEAVKELHSTLIRLLNELLPWEPKLVKAYQRNRLRLKKEYDDFKKHPEYNNFVREECVSSSSSSSSSDEDDYGYEETDVEKIHCRDLEDEDQEHVVPRGLWSGASARESAAESAADKTLSSAPSNHLKLPVASNEKGFALLPGVQGILTSVTSTDWRRETRSGLISASQSGNLTWAAGISPYTSASPTSPILNPTCNLPPGYTPIPTLLAKSVGNKVTLMRRPTDFPGLSNVDGQLKGSALTNPKASKAQPSSDNQMSQQTTTKAPVQTVLTGGLPKTALGTVPQTEPKGPVQVVCKVSEGVGHLVEKGSSSPVNPPAHSVMDKKTVEKVMQQVVFLPFSHLVQKNETKATGVTPQQSNALQVPVSKGTTPVCISTDVPGFSIPDGKIPVQQVAPLTDSRTPGKPAPSTSPILQQRTPNSARLKGAQVCTVKASTLKGGLPTPSIVTAATRASTAETVKFTEPKQELKTVCIRDSQSILVTTRGGNTGIVKVQTSSEQNSLGSFPTSPVITISPQLKAFLVSKTSTTRTSSVLSHVPGGTTTSTAQTQKHCPSVLTAPHTATISTPTAITSSALVRGLASKTTGTAASLSRASCISPVSTVVTKISQLVNTTSCSSPFPPSTLKNKVVVPSGVSKVPAQEQISKTGVKRSNTDEISQATKYILVTSTSSVSTNQSSSKPSMQSATGSRVVRVGQPTVTTSTTFSGAISKQMMGAGSGQALTAPLSSSTLKMGISSAKPVACVSSEALSKASNSTVQPGVAVPLLGKTTTVGQTVCALSHSPSKASSVPISGSYSPTTAGLVPITNLFTIANCSPHLDTRTSFSAVSPIQGVPSTSVISQTCCPSFTTAILPAENIKRKELLVPASKLSGSCPAQVTTTNYPAQTSTAFLDQKPLHIKSGRSEAGPPSCNKTLPLLSSAPTTFSTSTSGPVTQRIILNTSTHLTAGTQIVLNNACFIVPPQGLGPGSHVLLISNSAPQVPAATSTGSEAFLPPKGSSPIIVSPQAPVLPQSAVRLPSMATVGSPFVACTGQSLLAGTPHVTPFRLTGTPGLGSSVIPSKTNVVSALPRLSPAHGCNFGLPPVCTSTLISSPPRLASVPILASPVKTTAPSLRSGLTTIRVTGGSATPTNISSTISTSLSRLSGPLSSLPGLPSSSTGALHYPVTPFPAALHCSPSGHQVDAPATLGSVIRSEQTAVKVATSSTAQPQGLVQAASGKMPLKTMLPVVQSALSGARTQELPTVAVPPILSTGTRTQALPIATVPPIGSTICTFEMASAASAPPVSITLTSTPPDTSLMTKSSITPPVILTNQAFRTNSVQTSLSMHANLPSKLLTSTDDAVLSTDQCQVNQPEKTVCPKAQDALVVAPNSSGGVLRTHDSTLQTHHGD; this is encoded by the exons ATGGATCAGAAGGACATGACAGATCCGACTGTGACAGACCAAAACTCCCCAACTCTGGAGCCCACAGCTCACATGCCTGTACAAATGAAATGGATCAGTAGTAACTCTGGGGATATAACCAGATCCGAAGAAAAACACACTAACGGCACCTGGGAACCAGAGGCTGTGGTACCATTTCGCAGTCCTGGTGAAGATAGCCTGTCTGCGTTTCCAAGCAGTGACCTCTCACTGCCTGAAGTCTGCATTTCAACCAACAGCAACAGCTTTGAAGATGATATGAACTACGAGATTCAGCAAGCCTATAAGATATTCACAGTCTTTTTGTTGGACAAGCACAAAGGGATAACCAGCACGTTTCTCCATCCCATTGGCCACCATGACGCGCAGCATGGCATAGAAGGGGTTCAGGGCCAGGTTCAGGCTCAGCTTAGGCAGTCGATGTGCTTGCGTCACATTGAGGAGAAGTTTGTAAACCAGGCGTATGAGAACATAACAGAGTTTGTTGCAGACTTCAGGCTTATGTTAGAGAACTGTTACCGATACTATGGGGTGGACCACTGGATATCCAAACAGGCTCAAAAGCTGGAAATCATGCTGGAGCAAAAGCTTACATTACTTTCCAG AGTGCTGCGAGAAAAGACGTCCCTGGCAGTGACCTCTAAAGGCCGTTTTGGTGCAGAGGAGGAACGAGGCTGTGGGGGAACCTCGACACGGAGGAGGCAGGCTTCTCGGTACCTGGCTACTATTACTGGCAGTGGCCATGAGTCTGTCATGGTGCGGACACTACGTCAGGAGGAACAGCAAAGGGTCAAGGAGGAGAAGAG GCAACGTGAGCTTGAGAAGAAAGAAGCGGAAGAAATGTCGGCCAAAGAGGTGGAAGAGTGGGAGCAGAGTCTGTTGTCGCAGGCCTCCCCGCACACCGTGGGCGCCCTGTGGGAGCTGCCCGCCATCGGACACTTCCTTTGCCTTGCGCAGACCGCTCTCAACCTCCCTgagattgtgttttttgaacTAGAGCGTTGCCTGCTGATGCCACGCTGCAGCCTGCTCCTGTCCAAAGTCATGTCCTCCTTGCTGTCCCCGCCGCAGAGGAGGGCCACGTTGCAACGGCGACCCGCACTACCATACCGTCGCTGGGAGTCGGAGCTGAGGCAACGCGTCATGGGGTGGTATCGAGCCGTCGGCGCCTACCATAATCAGCCCCGTCGCGCGGAGCAGCTGGGACTTTGCCATCAGTTCTTCAGTGTCCTGGGGGAGGTGAGTCCACTGGAGGAGAAACCCTTCCATTTGTTGCCCTTTTACCAGCGGGTTTGGCTTCTCAAGGGACTGTGCGACCATGTGTATGAGACGCAGAAAGACGTGCAGGACGCTGTCCTCGCCCAGCCCATCCATGAATGCAGGGAGTCGATTTTGGGCTACGATAGTAAAGAGAACGCCTACATACATTTCCCACATTTCTGCGGTGCCGACCTGAGGATCTACTGCCAGAGCCCTAGCGCTCCTCCAGTCTTTCCTTTCCCTTCTGTGCTGGTAAGAagagttgaaataaaacaagggACCGAGGAGGATGGGTCAGATGGAGTGAAGAGCGAGTCGGATCAAAATGACGCCTGTGATGGCGGCCAAATGGATACGGGTGAATCTGAAGATTCTGGGAAGAAAACAGTAGGGAGACTTGTGGTTTTTAAAAAGGAGAATGGAGATAAAGGCAGATTCAAATCGTTGTCGAGAATGGATGTTTCTGAATCAGAGTCCACTGATGGCGACTCCTGTGAAGActcaaaattaaatgtaaaaatatgtacaaacaTGTTATTCCTCACGCAAGGTAGAAATGTTGATGACGATGAGGTGAAAGTGAATTTGAAAGAAGAAATTTCAGATGAGCAATCGTCAATGCAGGAGCAGGTCTTCTCGTATGATTCAGAACACACTATCAAAGCAGAAACAGCAGATCCCTGCCTGAACGTAGCCGAGCACAGCTATACCGGCCGCTCGCCATCATCTCCAGGTAAACTGGGGGTCAAAATGGAGGAGGTGAAATCTGCTCAGGTACATCAAACATCTCCCTGTTCggattgtttaaaaagaaacttctgTGACTCTAAATCTCCGGAGGACGTCCGCTGCTGTGGAAAGTCCAGACCAGCAACTCATTTGTCCTCTGAGACAGCTCGAAacttaagggaggagaggacgGATGACAAAATCTGGAATAAGAAAAAGAAGCGGAAGAAAAACCGAACAAGGGAACAGCTGCCAGGAGTGAAAGGAGAGCAGAAGCATCTGCACAGTTTGGGGCCGCTGCCATGCGAGGCTGCCAAGTCTGCAGTTCAAAGGGTTACCACAACAATCAAGAGGAAggacaagaagaaaaaatataaaacag GAAAAAACCTTGATTCTTTGAAAAAAGCGAAGGAAGAATCTCCTCCGGCACCAACATTCAAG TTGGTGTGCAGCAATCTAGATGAACTGCGAGAGCTGATCAGTAAGACTGAAGATGAGCTCGACGAACTGGAGAGCATGAAAAAGAGACTG GGCCGATGGTACTACAAGAAAGAAGCAGTGAAAGAGCTCCATAGCACTCTAATCAGACTTCTGAATGAGCTTTTACCCTGGGAACCAAAACTTGTTAAGGCCTACCAAAGAAACAG ACTTCGTTTAAAGAAGGAATATGATGATTTCAAGAAGCACCCAGAGTACAACAACTTTGTACGTGAAGAGTGTGTATCATCCTCCTCGTCTTCGTCGTCGTCAGATGAGGATGATTATGGTTACGAAGAAACAGACGTGGAGAAGATTCATTGTAGAGATTTAGAAGATGAGGACCAGGAACACGTTGTTCCCAGAGGCCTTTGGAGTGGAG CAAGTGCTAGAGAGTCTGCTGCAGAGTCTGCTGCAGATAAAACTCTGTCTAGTGCACCTTCAAACCACCTTAAACTCCCTGTGGCCAGCAATGAGAAAGGTTTTGCTCTTCTGCCAGGAGTTCAAGGTATTCTCACCAGTGTTACTTCTACAGATTGGAGAAGAGAAACGAGATCTGGATTAATATCAGCAAGTCAATCAGGCAATTTGACGTGGGCGGCTGGAATATCACCATATACGTCAGCGTCACCCACGTCTCCCATCCTCAACCCGACGTGTAATCTACCCCCAGGCTACACGCCCATTCCCACCCTGCTGGCCAAAAGTGTGGGCAACAAAGTGACTTTGATGAGAAGACCGACAGATTTCCCAGGTTTATCCAATGTAGATGGGCAGCTGAAAGGGTCTGCATTGACTAATCCAAAAGCGTCAAAAGCACAACCTTCTAGTGATAACCAGATGTCACAACAGACTACAACAAAAGCACCAGTACAGACTGTATTAACAGGAGGTCTTCCTAAAACGGCACTGGGCACAGTACCCCAGACTGAACCAAAAGGTCCTGTCCAAGTGGTGTGTAAGGTTTCTGAGGGGGTGGGTCACCTTGTTGAAAAAGGCAGCAGCAGCCCAGTCAATCCCCCTGCTCATTCTGTTATGGATAAGAAAACTGTAGAGAAGGTTATGCAGCAGGTGGTGTTTCTGCCTTTCAGCCATCTTGTACAGAAGAATGAAACCAAGGCAACTGGTGTGACTCCACAACAATCAAATGCCCTTCAGGTTCCTGTTTCTAAAGGGACCACTCCTGTGTGTATATCAACAGATGTGCCTGGGTTCAGCATTCCTGACGGTAAAATCCCTGTTCAGCAGGTCGCTCCGCTTACAGATTCACGGACACCGGGGAAACCTGCACCCTCCACTTCCCCCATTCTGCAACAAAGGACCCCAAACTCCGCCAGACTTAAGGGGGCACAGGTTTGCACTGTTAAAGCCAGCACACTAAAAGGTGGCCTGCCCACCCCGTCCATTGTCACAGCTGCTACCAGAGCATCCACTGCTGAGACTGTTAAATTTACAGAGCCTAAGCAGGAGCTGAAGACCGTCTGCATCCGTGACTCACAGTCCATATTGGTAACAACTAGAGGCGGGAACACGGGGATTGTCAAAGTCCAGACGTCTTCAGAGCAGAATTCACTGGGGTCTTTCCCTACAAGTCCTGTCATTACTATATCTCCTCAGTTAAAAGCCTTTCTTGTGTCTAAGACATCAACAACTCGCACTTCTTCGGTTCTCTCTCATGTTCCAGGAGGGACAACTACATCTACGGCCCAAACCCAGAAGCATTGTCCTTCAGTATTAACAGCCCCTCATACTGCCACCATTTCTACACCAACTGCGATCACAAGTAGCGCTCTTGTCAGAGGGCTTGCAAGCAAGACAACAGGCACTGCTGCTTCTTTAAGTCGAGCCTCTTGCATCTCACCAGTTTCTACTGTTGTAACCAAGATTTCCCAGCTGGTGAACACAACCTCTTGCAGTTCTCCTTTTCCGCCTtcaactttgaaaaacaaagtcGTTGTCCCGTCTGGTGTTTCCAAAGTCCCAGCACAGGAACAAATCAGCAAGACTGGTGTAAAGCGCAGCAATACAGACGAGATCTCCCAGGCTACTAAATATATCCTAGTTACTTCAACTTCTTCAGTATCTACAAACCAATCCTCGTCAAAACCTTCCATGCAGTCGGCCACCGGTTCAAGAGTCGTACGTGTTGGCCAGCCCACAGTGACAACATCCACCACCTTTAGTGGGGCCATATCGAAGCAGATGATGGGAGCTGGGAGTGGACAAGCCCTGACCGCTCCCTTATCAAGTTCAACTCTAAAAATGGGAATAAGTTCAGCCAAGCCTGTTGCCTGTGTCAGCTCAGAGGCATTGTCCAAGGCCAGCAACAGCACCGTCCAACCAG GTGTTGCAGTTCCTTTATTAGGAAAGACGACAACAGTCGGGCAGACTGTCTGTGCTCTGTCTCATTCTCCTTCGAAGGCCTCATCTGTCCCAATATCAGGCTCATACAGTCCCACCACAGCTGGACTGGTCCcaataacaaatttatttacCATTGCAAATTGTTCCCCCCACCTTGATACTCGCACCTCTTTCTCGGCTGTTTCGCCAATCCAGGGTGTCCCTTCCACTTCTGTGATCTCACAAACATGCTGCCCATCATTTACTACTGCCATTCTGCctgcagaaaacataaaaaggaaagaaCTTCTTGTCCCTGCATCTAAACTGTCCGGCAGCTGTCCAGCTCAGGTAACCACTACCAATTACCCAGCCCAAACAAGCACAGCTTTCCTTGACCAAAAGCCGTTGCATATTAAAAGTGGCAGGAGTGAGGCTGGTCCACCATCCTGTAATAAAacccttcctctcctctcttctgCACCCACAACATTTTCAACCTCCACTTCTGGCCCAGTTACACAAAGGATAATCCTCAACACTTCCACGCACCTTACGGCCGGCACGCAGATTGTCCTTAATAACGCATGCTTTATAGTCCCTCCCCAGGGTTTGGGTCCTGGCAGTCATGTCCTTCTCATCTCTAATTCTGCACCACAAGTGCCTGCTGCCACCTCTACTGGCTCTGAGGCGTTTTTGCCCCCTAAAGGATCTAGCCCTATTATTGTGAGTCCTCAAGCGCCAGTTTTACCCCAATCTGCAGTCAGGCTGCCCAGCATGGCAACTGTAGGTTCTCCATTTGTAGCATGCACTGGTCAATCTTTGCTGGCAGGCACTCCTCATGTTACACCATTCAGACTTACAGGAACACCTGGCTTGGGCTCATCAGTGATTCCCAGTAAAACAAATGTAGTATCAGCTCTGCCTAGGCTCTCACCTGCTCATGGATGTAACTTTGGGTTACCTCCAGTATGTACATCCACTTTGATCTCTTCTCCGCCAAGGTTAGCAAGTGTACCTATTTTGGCTTCTCCAGTTAAAACTACTGCTCCTTCCCTTAGATCAGGACTTACTACAATCAGGGTCACTGGTGGTTCAGCCACACCAACTAACATTTCATCTACAATATCCACCTCTTTGTCTAGATTGTCAGGACCTCTGTCATCCCTTCCTGGTTTACCCAGCTCATCAACAGGTGCCTTGCATTACCCTGTCACCCCATTTCCCGCAGCTTTACATTGTTCCCCTTCTGGCCACCAGGTGGATGCACCAGCAACTCTCGGATCTGTTATACGTTCAGAGCAGACGGCAGTTAAAGTTGCAACATCCTCAACTGCTCAACCACAGGGTTTAGTGCAAGCAGCATCGGGAAAGATGCCACTCAAAACAATGTTGCCAGTTGTTCAGTCTGCACTCTCTGGTGCTCGGACACAAGAACTCCCAACAGTGGCCGTCCCACCAATCTTAAGTACAGGAACCAGGACCCAAGCACTGCCCATCGCTACTGTCCCGCCAATTGGAAGCACTATCTGCACCTTTGAAATGGCATCTGCAGCGTCTGCACCACCAGTTAGCATCACTCTGACTTCAACTCCACCAGATACATCACTGATGACAAAAAGCAGCATCACACCACCTGTTATATTGACTAACCAAGCATTTCGAACAAACTCTGTGCAGACATCATTGAGTATGCATGCTAATTTACCATCCAAGCTGCTCACCAGTACTGATGATGCCGTGTTGAGCACTGATCAGTGTCAGGTAAATCAACCAGAGAAGACCGTGTGTCCCAAAGCGCAGGATGCTCTGGTGGTCGCCCCCAACAGCTCCGGTGGGGTACTACGAACACATGATTCCACTTTACAGACTCATCACGGAGACTAA